A stretch of Pseudomonas oryzicola DNA encodes these proteins:
- the gabT gene encoding 4-aminobutyrate--2-oxoglutarate transaminase — translation MSKTNESLMQRRVAAVPRGVGQIHPIFVDTAKNATVIDVEGRELIDFAGGIAVLNTGHLHPKVVAAVQEQLTKVSHTCFQVLAYEPYVELCEKINKLVPGDFAKKTLLVTTGSEAVENAVKIARAATGRAGVIAFTGGYHGRTMMTLGLTGKVVPYSAGMGLMPGGIFRALFPSELHGISVDDAIASVERIFKNDAEPRDIAAIILEPVQGEGGFLPAPKELMQRLRALCDQHGILLIADEVQTGAGRTGTFFAMEQMGVAPDLTTFAKSIAGGFPLAGVCGKAEYMDAIAPGGLGGTYAGSPIACAAALAVIEVFEEEKLLDRSKAVGERLITGLREIQKKYPIIGDVRGLGSMVAVEVFEKGTHTPNAAAVGQVVAKAREKGLILLSCGTYGNVLRILVPLTAEDALLDKGLAIIEECFAEIA, via the coding sequence ATGAGCAAGACCAACGAATCCTTGATGCAACGTCGTGTCGCCGCCGTCCCACGTGGTGTTGGCCAGATCCACCCGATCTTCGTCGATACCGCGAAGAATGCTACCGTGATCGACGTTGAAGGCCGCGAACTGATCGACTTCGCCGGCGGCATCGCAGTACTGAACACCGGCCACCTGCACCCGAAAGTGGTTGCGGCCGTGCAAGAGCAGCTGACCAAGGTCAGCCACACCTGCTTCCAGGTCCTGGCCTACGAACCCTATGTAGAGCTGTGCGAGAAGATCAACAAGCTGGTCCCGGGCGATTTCGCCAAGAAGACCCTGCTGGTCACCACTGGCTCCGAGGCAGTTGAAAACGCCGTCAAGATCGCCCGTGCCGCTACCGGCCGTGCTGGCGTCATCGCCTTCACCGGCGGCTACCACGGCCGTACCATGATGACCCTGGGCCTGACCGGCAAGGTCGTGCCGTACTCCGCTGGCATGGGCCTGATGCCAGGCGGCATCTTCCGCGCCCTGTTCCCGAGCGAACTGCACGGTATCAGCGTTGACGACGCCATCGCCTCGGTCGAGCGCATCTTCAAGAACGACGCCGAGCCGCGCGACATCGCCGCGATCATCCTCGAGCCGGTACAAGGCGAAGGCGGCTTCCTGCCAGCGCCGAAAGAGCTGATGCAGCGCCTGCGCGCCCTGTGCGACCAGCACGGCATCCTGCTGATCGCCGACGAAGTACAGACCGGTGCTGGCCGCACTGGCACCTTCTTCGCCATGGAGCAGATGGGCGTTGCGCCTGACCTGACCACCTTCGCCAAATCCATCGCTGGCGGCTTCCCGCTGGCCGGTGTGTGCGGCAAGGCCGAGTACATGGACGCCATCGCCCCGGGCGGCCTGGGCGGTACCTATGCCGGTTCGCCGATCGCTTGCGCTGCGGCCCTGGCCGTCATCGAAGTGTTCGAGGAAGAAAAACTGCTGGACCGTAGCAAGGCTGTGGGTGAGCGCCTGATCACTGGCCTGCGCGAAATCCAGAAGAAGTACCCGATCATCGGCGACGTTCGTGGCCTGGGCTCGATGGTTGCTGTCGAAGTCTTCGAGAAAGGCACTCACACCCCGAACGCTGCTGCTGTTGGCCAGGTTGTGGCCAAGGCCCGCGAGAAGGGCCTGATCCTGCTGTCCTGCGGCACCTACGGCAACGTCCTGCGGATTCTGGTTCCGCTGACCGCCGAAGACGCGCTGCTGGACAAGGGCCTGGCCATCATCGAAGAGTGCTTCGCTGAAATCGCCTGA
- a CDS encoding response regulator, translating into MSAAPPSPPSVLIVEGDPWVRDMLSEMLLSVRCDARLQVCADGEQALSALASQPDLIIAARELAGVDGLDLLRRVRAKGPELPFILMSNRSDSASVHEALPLHPTAYLSKPLNLDNLRKRLEELLLAVGEAIACPAPVLQAGASLPGYLEQRRASADGGPLMADVQAALKRALNPQGLNLKVLEEEVRNDPQITAVLIAAANSAALHREAPVQTLLQALNKLGSTQSMNLILGMTLKRSARLSDPLLTKHAARYWGLSLHAAEYCRTLARMLELDEGRCYCAGLLHCLGDLAVLRCLQEWRLAGGELDEGQVQRSLDEFGAAFGSALRTRWRLPLALRELIAAIYQLGGGVYSREILAMNLAGQLSRLPAGLELGLERVANSKTARLLKIGLPELSRLRKVQSQEVKPEEEPPVTEKEVSG; encoded by the coding sequence ATGAGCGCTGCGCCCCCCTCCCCACCAAGTGTACTGATCGTCGAAGGCGACCCTTGGGTACGTGACATGCTCAGCGAAATGTTGCTCAGCGTGCGCTGTGATGCCCGCCTGCAGGTCTGCGCCGATGGCGAGCAGGCACTGAGTGCGCTGGCCAGTCAGCCCGACCTAATCATCGCCGCGCGCGAACTGGCCGGTGTCGATGGCCTCGACCTGCTGCGCAGGGTTCGCGCCAAAGGGCCGGAGTTACCATTCATCCTGATGAGCAACCGCAGTGACAGCGCCAGTGTGCACGAGGCGCTGCCCCTGCACCCCACGGCCTACCTGAGCAAGCCGTTGAACCTGGACAACTTGCGCAAGCGCCTGGAAGAGTTGTTGCTGGCCGTTGGCGAAGCGATCGCTTGCCCGGCGCCCGTGTTGCAGGCGGGTGCCAGCCTGCCGGGTTATCTTGAACAGCGCCGTGCGAGCGCCGATGGCGGGCCGCTGATGGCTGATGTGCAGGCGGCGCTCAAGCGCGCACTCAACCCCCAGGGCCTGAACCTGAAGGTGCTCGAAGAGGAAGTGCGTAACGACCCGCAGATCACCGCAGTCCTGATTGCTGCGGCCAACAGCGCTGCGCTGCACCGCGAAGCACCGGTGCAGACCTTGTTGCAGGCCTTGAACAAGCTTGGCAGCACCCAGAGCATGAACCTGATCCTGGGCATGACCCTGAAACGCAGTGCACGCCTCAGCGACCCGTTGCTGACGAAGCATGCTGCCCGGTATTGGGGTCTTTCGCTGCATGCTGCCGAATATTGCCGTACCTTGGCACGCATGCTCGAACTGGACGAAGGGCGTTGCTACTGCGCAGGGTTGCTGCATTGCCTGGGTGACCTGGCAGTGCTGCGCTGCCTGCAGGAGTGGCGGCTGGCCGGGGGCGAGCTGGATGAGGGCCAGGTGCAGCGCTCGCTGGACGAGTTCGGTGCCGCGTTCGGTTCGGCGCTACGCACCCGCTGGCGGTTACCGTTGGCATTGCGCGAGTTGATTGCAGCGATCTACCAGCTGGGTGGTGGGGTATATTCGCGGGAGATACTGGCCATGAACCTGGCTGGACAGTTGTCGCGGTTGCCGGCTGGGCTGGAGCTGGGGCTGGAGAGGGTGGCCAACAGCAAGACGGCGCGCTTGCTGAAGATTGGCCTGCCGGAGCTGAGCCGGCTGCGCAAGGTACAGAGCCAGGAGGTTAAGCCGGAGGAAGAACCGCCAGTGACTGAGAAGGAGGTTTCCGGCTGA
- a CDS encoding GGDEF domain-containing protein — MLAARFHVETCFVHMAKNIPTTLPGTPPPEAAQTLLALLHAQGEVARLSEREQLFSSLLGSVNAVLWAFDWETRQVLYVSPAYERIFGRPASLVLADYNEWRDSIYPDDLEFAERSLAQVLLKGSVEDREYRILNADGQVRWLSDKCYINQQRDGDRVIIVGIAEDITEKKQLEGELQRLATTDVLTQSSNRRHFFECAQQAFDSAREDGTPLAFLLLDIDDFKRINDSYGHQEGDQVLQRIADSGKAVLRRGDLFGRIGGEEFAAVFPGCNAQVAEQIAERLQRHIQRLSFSHGEHSYGVTVSQGVTALSDEDTTLDSLYARADAAMYRAKRQGKNQIVRG; from the coding sequence ATGCTGGCCGCACGCTTTCACGTCGAGACCTGCTTCGTGCACATGGCCAAGAACATTCCAACGACATTGCCCGGCACACCGCCTCCCGAGGCCGCCCAAACCTTGCTTGCGCTGCTTCACGCGCAAGGCGAAGTTGCCCGCCTGAGCGAACGCGAGCAGCTGTTCAGCTCGCTGCTCGGCAGCGTCAACGCCGTGCTCTGGGCCTTCGATTGGGAAACCCGTCAAGTGCTGTATGTCAGCCCCGCCTACGAGCGCATCTTCGGCCGCCCCGCCAGCCTGGTGCTGGCCGACTATAACGAGTGGCGCGACAGCATCTATCCCGACGACCTGGAGTTCGCCGAGCGCAGCCTGGCCCAGGTGTTGCTCAAGGGCTCGGTGGAAGACCGCGAGTACCGCATCCTCAATGCCGACGGCCAGGTCCGCTGGCTCAGCGACAAGTGCTACATCAACCAGCAACGCGATGGCGACCGGGTGATCATCGTCGGCATCGCCGAGGACATTACCGAAAAGAAGCAGCTCGAAGGCGAGCTGCAGCGGTTGGCCACCACCGACGTGCTGACCCAGAGCAGCAACCGCCGGCATTTCTTCGAATGCGCCCAGCAGGCCTTCGACAGTGCCCGTGAAGACGGCACGCCACTGGCCTTTCTGCTGCTGGACATCGACGACTTCAAGCGCATCAACGACAGCTATGGCCACCAGGAAGGCGACCAGGTACTGCAGCGTATCGCCGACAGCGGCAAGGCCGTGCTTCGCCGCGGAGACCTGTTCGGGCGCATTGGTGGTGAGGAATTCGCCGCGGTATTCCCAGGCTGCAACGCCCAGGTGGCCGAGCAGATTGCCGAACGCTTGCAGCGGCACATCCAGCGTCTGAGCTTCAGCCATGGTGAGCACAGCTATGGGGTGACGGTAAGCCAGGGGGTGACCGCGCTAAGCGATGAAGATACGACTCTGGACAGCCTGTATGCCCGGGCCGATGCGGCCATGTACCGCGCCAAACGCCAAGGCAAGAACCAGATCGTCCGCGGCTGA
- the desA gene encoding delta-9 fatty acid desaturase DesA, producing the protein MWYNGLLDLSAWQLVGITLLMTHVTIVSVTVYLHRYSAHRALELNGVLKHFFRFWLWLTTAQNTREWTAVHRKHHAKCETPEDPHSPVYKGLGTVLRKGAELYREEARNPDTLRIYGKNCPDDWIERNLYSRYKLGGIALMAVIDLLLFGTIGITIWAVQMMWIPFWAAGVVNGLGHALGYRNFECRDAATNLVPWGIVIGGEELHNNHHTYPNSAKLSVRRWEFDMGWAWIRLFCLLRLAKVQRVAPIAHRVAGKASLDMDTAMAILNNRFQIMAQYRKLVIGPLVKQELARVDASVRHHFRRAKRLLSRETSLLQDRHHVRIESMLAHSQALKTIYEKRLALQQIWARTSANGHDMLAAMKDWVHEAETSGIHALRDFAAQLKTYSLRPTGA; encoded by the coding sequence ATGTGGTACAACGGCCTGCTCGACTTGTCGGCCTGGCAACTGGTCGGCATCACCCTGTTGATGACCCATGTGACCATCGTCAGCGTCACGGTTTACCTGCACCGCTACTCCGCGCACCGGGCGTTGGAGCTCAATGGCGTGCTCAAGCACTTCTTCCGTTTCTGGCTGTGGCTGACCACCGCCCAGAACACCCGCGAGTGGACTGCCGTGCACCGCAAGCACCACGCCAAGTGTGAAACCCCCGAAGACCCGCACAGCCCGGTGTACAAGGGCCTGGGCACGGTGCTGCGCAAAGGCGCCGAGCTGTACCGGGAAGAGGCGCGCAATCCCGACACCCTGCGTATCTATGGCAAGAACTGCCCGGACGACTGGATCGAGCGCAACCTCTACTCGCGCTACAAGCTGGGCGGCATCGCGCTGATGGCGGTGATCGACCTGCTGCTGTTCGGCACCATCGGCATCACCATCTGGGCCGTGCAGATGATGTGGATCCCGTTCTGGGCCGCCGGCGTGGTCAACGGCCTGGGCCATGCGCTTGGCTACCGCAATTTCGAATGCCGCGACGCCGCAACCAACCTGGTGCCGTGGGGCATCGTCATCGGTGGCGAGGAGCTGCACAACAACCACCACACCTACCCCAACTCGGCCAAGCTGTCGGTCAGGCGCTGGGAGTTCGACATGGGCTGGGCCTGGATCCGCCTGTTCTGCCTGCTGCGCCTGGCCAAGGTCCAACGCGTGGCGCCCATCGCCCACCGTGTGGCGGGCAAGGCCAGCCTGGACATGGACACCGCCATGGCAATCCTCAACAACCGCTTCCAGATCATGGCCCAGTATCGCAAGCTGGTGATCGGCCCGCTGGTCAAGCAGGAACTGGCCCGCGTCGATGCTTCTGTCCGCCACCACTTCCGCCGGGCCAAGCGCCTGCTGTCGCGCGAAACCAGCCTGCTGCAGGACCGCCACCATGTGCGCATCGAATCGATGCTCGCGCACAGCCAGGCGCTGAAGACCATCTACGAAAAACGCCTGGCCCTGCAACAGATCTGGGCACGCACCAGCGCCAATGGCCACGACATGCTGGCCGCCATGAAGGACTGGGTACACGAGGCCGAAACCAGCGGTATCCACGCCCTGCGCGACTTCGCGGCGCAACTCAAGACCTACTCCTTGCGCCCGACCGGCGCCTGA
- the dibA gene encoding phosphodiesterase DibA has protein sequence MSVSVRDALRMAALYVVLSVLWLILAEVVLQSMTDDPLAQTVGRQINVVVWVLFSALLIYVSRVRLLNFIGRGARLRCEDRERLRMAAAVFDSTLEGVLVTDRQGLIVHVNRAFMRITGYQQDEVIGQRPNKFKSGRHGVAFYQQIFATLAEKGEWSGEIWNRRKSGEIYPQWQTICAIHDDEGELSHYVAVFSDISAIKHSEQELAYLAHHDPLTGLPNRLLFTDRVEQALTAAQANKRGCALLLLDLDHFQSINDGLGHTIGDQLLKLVGERLGELVGSGVTLARLGGDEFGVLAENCQQVGQAGKLAQSIIERMREPFQFDGHRLFISVSTGISLFPSDALSAEQLLRNADSALYKAKNNGRACYALYTEELTAHAQHRVETAGELRRALEQDELRVFYQPVHDLASGRRVGVEALVRWQHPQRGLVPPSEFIPVAERTGMIAEIDTWVLHQACRQMVQWQGQGQQLAFVAVNISSRLFGQHELYQQVAEVLHETGLAPALLELEVTESAVMEDPEVALEQLHRLRELGVTLAIDDFGTGYSSLLRLKRLPVQKLKIDQGFVAGLPQDEDDIAIVRVIIALARSMGMQVHAEGIEQAEQASFLLQELCQLGQGYWFGRPMPAADLLGA, from the coding sequence ATGTCTGTTTCCGTTCGCGACGCCTTGCGCATGGCTGCGCTGTATGTGGTGCTATCTGTCCTGTGGCTGATACTGGCCGAGGTGGTGCTGCAGAGCATGACCGATGATCCCCTGGCACAGACCGTGGGGCGGCAGATCAATGTGGTGGTCTGGGTACTGTTCAGTGCCTTGCTGATTTATGTGTCGCGGGTGCGCCTGCTCAATTTCATCGGCCGTGGCGCGCGCTTGCGTTGCGAAGACCGCGAGCGGCTGCGTATGGCCGCCGCCGTGTTCGACAGCACGCTCGAAGGCGTGCTGGTGACCGACCGCCAGGGCCTGATCGTGCACGTCAACCGTGCTTTCATGCGCATTACCGGCTACCAGCAGGACGAGGTCATTGGCCAGCGCCCGAACAAGTTCAAGTCGGGCCGCCATGGCGTGGCGTTCTACCAGCAGATTTTCGCCACCCTGGCGGAGAAGGGCGAGTGGAGCGGCGAAATCTGGAACCGGCGCAAAAGCGGCGAAATCTACCCGCAGTGGCAGACCATTTGCGCCATTCACGACGACGAAGGTGAACTCAGCCACTATGTGGCGGTGTTCAGCGACATAAGTGCGATCAAGCATTCGGAGCAGGAACTGGCCTACCTGGCTCACCATGACCCGCTGACTGGCTTGCCGAACCGCCTGCTGTTCACCGACCGGGTCGAGCAGGCACTCACCGCAGCCCAGGCCAACAAGCGCGGATGTGCCCTGCTGCTGCTGGACCTCGACCATTTCCAGAGCATCAACGACGGCCTTGGCCACACCATCGGCGACCAACTGCTCAAGCTGGTGGGCGAACGCCTTGGCGAGTTGGTGGGCAGCGGCGTGACCCTGGCACGCCTGGGTGGCGACGAGTTCGGGGTGCTGGCGGAGAACTGCCAACAAGTCGGCCAGGCGGGCAAGCTGGCACAGAGCATCATCGAGCGCATGCGCGAGCCGTTCCAGTTCGATGGGCATCGCCTGTTCATCAGTGTCAGCACGGGCATCAGCCTGTTCCCCAGCGATGCCCTGAGTGCCGAGCAGTTGCTGCGTAACGCCGACTCGGCCTTGTACAAGGCCAAGAACAACGGGCGGGCCTGCTATGCACTGTACACCGAAGAGCTGACCGCCCACGCCCAGCACCGGGTCGAAACCGCTGGCGAGCTGCGCCGGGCGCTGGAGCAGGATGAGTTGCGGGTGTTCTACCAGCCGGTGCATGACCTGGCGAGCGGTCGACGGGTCGGGGTCGAAGCGCTGGTGCGCTGGCAGCACCCGCAGCGCGGCCTGGTGCCGCCGAGCGAGTTCATTCCGGTTGCCGAGCGCACCGGGATGATCGCCGAGATCGACACCTGGGTGCTGCACCAGGCATGCCGGCAGATGGTGCAATGGCAAGGTCAAGGCCAACAACTGGCGTTCGTGGCGGTGAACATTTCCAGCCGCTTGTTTGGCCAGCATGAGTTGTACCAGCAGGTGGCCGAAGTGCTGCATGAGACAGGTCTGGCCCCGGCCCTGCTGGAACTGGAGGTGACCGAGAGCGCGGTGATGGAAGACCCGGAAGTGGCGCTGGAGCAACTGCATCGCCTGCGTGAGCTGGGCGTCACCTTGGCCATCGATGACTTTGGCACCGGGTACTCGTCGTTGCTGCGGCTGAAGCGCCTGCCGGTGCAGAAGCTGAAGATCGACCAGGGTTTTGTTGCCGGGTTGCCGCAGGACGAGGACGATATCGCGATCGTCCGGGTGATCATCGCCCTGGCCCGCAGCATGGGCATGCAGGTGCATGCCGAGGGTATCGAGCAGGCCGAGCAGGCCAGCTTCCTGTTGCAGGAGCTGTGTCAGTTGGGGCAGGGATACTGGTTCGGGCGGCCAATGCCGGCTGCGGATCTGCTCGGGGCCTGA
- a CDS encoding methionine ABC transporter permease produces the protein MWFDRLLEGLLDTLLMVGVSSLIALLAGVPMAVLLVTSDKGGIFQAPVLNRVLGAFVNLFRSIPFLILMVALIPFTRLVVGTTYGVWAAVVPLTIAATPFFARIAEVSLREVDHGLVEAAQAMGCRRWHIVWHVLLPEALPGIVGGFTITLVTLINSSAMAGAIGAGGLGDIAYRYGYQRFDSQIMLTVIAMLVALVGLIQLGGDRLAKGLNKR, from the coding sequence ATGTGGTTTGATCGCCTGCTCGAAGGCTTGCTCGATACCCTGTTGATGGTCGGCGTGTCGTCGCTGATTGCTTTGCTGGCAGGAGTGCCGATGGCGGTACTGCTGGTCACCAGCGACAAGGGTGGGATCTTCCAGGCACCCGTGCTGAATCGGGTGCTGGGCGCCTTCGTCAACCTGTTCCGCTCGATCCCATTCCTCATTCTGATGGTCGCGCTGATTCCCTTCACCCGCCTGGTGGTAGGCACCACCTACGGCGTGTGGGCGGCGGTGGTACCGCTGACCATTGCCGCTACGCCGTTCTTCGCGCGGATTGCCGAGGTCAGCCTGCGCGAGGTCGACCACGGCCTGGTGGAGGCGGCGCAAGCCATGGGTTGCCGGCGCTGGCACATCGTCTGGCACGTGTTGCTGCCCGAGGCGCTGCCGGGGATCGTGGGGGGATTCACCATTACCCTGGTAACGCTGATCAACTCCTCGGCCATGGCCGGGGCGATTGGCGCCGGAGGCCTGGGGGATATTGCCTACCGTTATGGCTACCAGCGCTTCGACAGCCAGATCATGCTGACCGTGATCGCCATGCTGGTGGCACTGGTGGGGTTGATACAGCTGGGTGGGGACCGCCTGGCGAAGGGTTTGAACAAACGTTAG
- a CDS encoding methionine ABC transporter ATP-binding protein: MSQASALRAPTAKSLAPTAREQALRPEVNQAHVRFIGLGKTYPGQAQPALQGIDLNIRHGEIFGIIGRSGAGKSSLLRTINRLEQPSQGRVLIDQVDIAAFHEDQLVTLRRRIGMIFQHFNLMSAKTVWQNVELPLKVAGVARAERQRKVRELLELVGLQEKHHVYPAQLSGGQKQRVGIARALVHDPEILLCDEATSALDPETTTSILELLRDINQRLGLTIVLITHEMAVIRDICHRVVVLERGEVVEQGEVWRVFGAPRHAVTRTLLAPLQAKLPAGLQASLQATPASHDSAVVLKLTLLGEPELSALFNDLGGSVRLLQGGVETIGEHALGQLILSVRHSPHDTHQLLERARRWAEDVEVLGHVV; the protein is encoded by the coding sequence ATGAGCCAGGCCAGCGCGCTCCGGGCGCCCACCGCAAAATCACTGGCACCGACGGCCAGGGAGCAGGCCCTGCGCCCCGAGGTCAATCAGGCTCATGTGCGCTTCATCGGCCTGGGCAAGACCTACCCGGGCCAGGCGCAACCGGCCTTGCAAGGGATCGACCTGAACATCCGCCATGGCGAGATATTCGGCATCATCGGTCGCAGTGGCGCCGGCAAGTCATCGCTACTGCGTACCATCAACCGCCTGGAGCAGCCCAGCCAGGGCCGGGTGTTGATCGACCAGGTGGACATCGCAGCCTTTCACGAGGACCAGCTGGTAACTCTGCGTCGGCGCATCGGCATGATCTTCCAGCATTTCAACCTGATGTCAGCCAAGACCGTGTGGCAGAACGTCGAGCTGCCGCTGAAGGTCGCCGGCGTGGCCAGGGCCGAGCGTCAGCGCAAGGTGCGCGAACTGTTGGAGCTGGTCGGCCTGCAGGAAAAGCACCATGTGTACCCGGCGCAGCTATCCGGCGGGCAGAAGCAGCGGGTCGGCATTGCCCGGGCGCTGGTGCATGACCCCGAGATCCTGCTGTGCGACGAGGCCACCTCGGCGCTGGACCCGGAAACCACCACGTCGATTCTTGAATTGCTGCGCGATATCAACCAGCGCCTGGGCCTTACCATCGTGCTGATCACCCACGAGATGGCAGTGATCCGCGACATCTGCCACCGGGTGGTAGTACTCGAGCGCGGTGAAGTGGTCGAGCAGGGCGAGGTCTGGCGGGTATTCGGCGCACCGCGTCACGCGGTCACCCGGACCCTGCTCGCGCCCTTGCAGGCCAAGCTGCCTGCCGGGTTGCAAGCCAGCCTGCAGGCGACCCCGGCGAGCCATGACAGTGCCGTGGTACTGAAGCTGACACTGCTCGGCGAACCGGAGCTGTCGGCCCTGTTCAACGACCTGGGCGGCAGCGTGCGCCTGCTACAAGGGGGCGTGGAAACCATCGGCGAGCATGCTCTGGGTCAGTTGATCCTGTCGGTGCGGCATTCGCCGCACGACACCCATCAATTGCTGGAACGCGCCCGCCGTTGGGCCGAGGACGTGGAGGTACTAGGCCATGTGGTTTGA
- a CDS encoding MetQ/NlpA family ABC transporter substrate-binding protein, which translates to MLEKLFRPVAAIALTLGLSASTLAAEPLKIGTTAAFAIPLEAAVEEAHKQGLEVKLIEFSDWIAPNVSLNSGDIDVNYFQHIPFLENAKAAAGFNLVPYAPGIINNVGLYSKKYQSFADLPEGASVAIANDPINSGRGLQLLAKAGLISLKPGVGYKATEADIVANPKKLKILQVEAVQLVRAYDDADLVQGYPAYIRLANSFDAGSALLFDGLENKEYVIQFVIRPQSKDDPRLARFVDIYQHSPAVRAALDKAHGKLYQVGWEG; encoded by the coding sequence ATGCTTGAGAAACTGTTCCGGCCCGTCGCGGCCATTGCCCTCACCCTCGGCCTCAGCGCCAGCACCCTGGCTGCCGAACCGCTGAAGATCGGTACCACTGCCGCCTTTGCCATCCCGCTGGAAGCGGCTGTGGAAGAAGCGCACAAACAAGGCCTGGAAGTGAAGCTGATCGAGTTCAGCGACTGGATCGCGCCGAATGTCAGCCTCAACAGTGGCGACATCGACGTGAACTACTTCCAGCACATCCCGTTCCTGGAAAACGCCAAGGCTGCCGCAGGTTTCAACCTGGTGCCCTACGCCCCCGGCATCATCAACAACGTCGGCCTGTACTCGAAAAAATACCAAAGCTTCGCCGACCTGCCCGAAGGCGCCAGCGTGGCCATCGCCAACGACCCGATCAACAGCGGCCGCGGCCTGCAGCTGCTGGCCAAGGCAGGCTTGATCAGCCTCAAGCCGGGGGTCGGCTACAAGGCCACCGAGGCCGACATCGTCGCCAACCCGAAAAAGCTGAAAATTCTCCAGGTCGAGGCGGTACAACTGGTACGTGCCTATGACGACGCCGACCTGGTGCAGGGCTACCCGGCGTACATCCGCCTGGCCAACAGCTTCGACGCTGGTTCGGCACTGCTGTTCGACGGCCTGGAGAACAAGGAATACGTGATCCAGTTCGTCATTCGCCCACAAAGCAAGGACGACCCGCGCCTGGCCAGGTTCGTCGATATCTACCAGCATTCGCCAGCAGTGCGCGCGGCGCTCGACAAGGCCCACGGCAAGCTTTACCAGGTCGGTTGGGAGGGCTGA
- a CDS encoding LLM class flavin-dependent oxidoreductase: protein MAKQILLNAFNMNCIGHINHGLWTHPRDTSTQYKTLDYWTNLARLLERGLFDGLFLADIVGTYDIYGQSLDVTLKESIQLPVNDPLLLVSAMAAVTRHLGFGLTANLTYEAPYLFARRLSTLDHLSNGRVGWNIVTGYLDSAARAMGLAQQPEHDRRYDQADEYLQVLYKLLEGSWADDAVVADRQQRIYARPDRVCKVRHQGEFYQVEGYHLSEPSPQRTPVLFQAGSSARGLAFAGNHAECVFISGQDKAATRAQVDKVRAAAQAAGRDAQAVKVFMGITVIVAATEQQAQARHAEYLQHASAEAGVAHFAASTGIDFAAFELDEPIAFRQGNAIQSATRQLQDNAWTRRRLLQQHALGGRYVTLVGAPEQVAEQLIAWIDETGLDGFNLTRTVTPESFEAFIDLVIPQLQQRGRYKTAYAEGTLREKLFKADHPYLPADHPGSAYRFAFAPTPTGALHHA, encoded by the coding sequence ATGGCCAAGCAGATCCTGCTCAATGCCTTCAACATGAATTGCATCGGGCACATCAACCACGGCCTGTGGACTCACCCGCGGGATACCTCGACCCAGTACAAGACTCTCGACTACTGGACCAACCTGGCGCGGCTGCTGGAACGCGGCCTGTTCGACGGGCTGTTCCTTGCCGATATCGTCGGTACCTACGACATCTATGGCCAGTCGCTTGACGTCACCCTCAAGGAGTCGATCCAGCTGCCGGTCAACGACCCGCTGCTGCTGGTCTCGGCCATGGCTGCCGTCACCCGCCACCTGGGCTTCGGCCTTACCGCCAACCTCACCTACGAGGCGCCGTACCTGTTCGCCCGGCGTCTTTCCACCCTGGACCACCTGAGCAATGGCCGGGTGGGCTGGAACATCGTCACCGGCTACCTCGACAGTGCCGCCCGGGCCATGGGCCTGGCGCAGCAACCTGAGCATGACCGCCGCTACGACCAGGCCGACGAATACCTGCAGGTGCTGTACAAACTGCTGGAGGGTAGCTGGGCCGACGATGCGGTGGTCGCCGACCGCCAGCAGCGCATCTACGCGCGGCCCGACAGGGTATGCAAGGTCCGCCACCAAGGTGAGTTCTACCAGGTCGAGGGCTATCACCTGAGCGAGCCGTCGCCGCAGCGCACGCCGGTGCTGTTCCAGGCCGGCAGTTCCGCGCGTGGCCTGGCCTTCGCCGGCAACCATGCCGAATGCGTGTTCATCAGTGGCCAGGACAAGGCCGCCACCCGCGCCCAGGTAGACAAGGTGCGGGCCGCTGCCCAGGCCGCTGGGCGCGACGCGCAGGCGGTCAAGGTGTTCATGGGCATCACGGTGATCGTCGCAGCCACCGAGCAACAGGCCCAGGCCAGGCACGCCGAGTACCTCCAGCATGCCAGTGCCGAGGCGGGGGTGGCGCATTTCGCGGCCTCCACCGGTATCGACTTTGCCGCCTTCGAGCTGGACGAACCGATCGCCTTCCGCCAGGGCAATGCCATCCAGTCCGCCACGCGCCAGTTGCAGGACAACGCCTGGACGCGGCGGCGCCTGTTGCAACAGCACGCCCTGGGTGGCCGCTACGTGACCCTGGTCGGCGCGCCGGAGCAAGTGGCCGAGCAGCTGATCGCCTGGATCGATGAAACCGGCCTGGACGGCTTCAACCTGACCCGCACCGTCACCCCGGAAAGCTTCGAGGCCTTCATCGACCTGGTCATCCCGCAGCTGCAGCAACGTGGCCGCTACAAGACCGCCTACGCCGAAGGCACATTGCGCGAAAAGCTGTTCAAGGCCGACCACCCGTACCTGCCCGCCGACCACCCTGGCTCGGCTTACCGCTTTGCCTTTGCCCCTACCCCGACTGGAGCCCTGCACCATGCTTGA